In uncultured Desulfuromusa sp., a genomic segment contains:
- a CDS encoding energy transducer TonB produces MAYVSRSSDAVFPQSIPLKKSSDTATDSLQKRPVVQHIVPPQKQKNSTVAVKKAKSVSLKTETKPAYQRSETRIDKKVDPLPKIVENKTVAIGSTKEEEVDVVEEVQAELPLDVQFSEPLPEPVSQPSELYPVEPASLLTTDSKESSEGSVQGQSSIASQLSAPGDDVLNINDSRQGFRDALPHYDDNPPPRYPEVAKLRGWEGKVILKAKILKNGRVGRLKIMTSSGYRSLDNAARKAISRWTFSPATTFGVPVDSMVEIPVSFSLKDL; encoded by the coding sequence GTGGCTTACGTCTCAAGGTCTTCAGATGCAGTTTTTCCGCAATCTATTCCATTAAAAAAAAGCAGTGACACGGCAACAGACTCGCTACAGAAAAGGCCGGTTGTTCAGCACATTGTCCCCCCCCAAAAACAGAAAAATTCTACTGTTGCCGTAAAAAAAGCTAAATCCGTTAGTTTGAAGACGGAGACAAAACCCGCCTATCAACGCTCTGAGACAAGAATAGATAAGAAGGTCGACCCTTTACCGAAAATCGTTGAGAACAAGACTGTAGCGATAGGTTCAACGAAAGAGGAGGAAGTTGACGTCGTTGAGGAAGTTCAAGCGGAATTACCTCTTGACGTGCAATTTTCAGAACCATTGCCGGAGCCAGTCAGCCAACCTTCAGAGCTTTACCCCGTAGAGCCCGCATCTCTTTTAACCACAGATTCCAAGGAATCCTCAGAGGGCTCAGTGCAGGGACAGTCATCAATTGCCAGTCAGCTTTCTGCTCCTGGGGATGACGTTTTGAATATCAATGATTCCCGTCAAGGATTCAGGGATGCCCTGCCGCACTATGATGACAATCCTCCCCCCCGATATCCTGAAGTCGCCAAGCTGCGTGGTTGGGAGGGCAAGGTTATCCTCAAAGCGAAGATTCTTAAGAATGGCCGTGTCGGACGTTTGAAAATTATGACATCGTCCGGCTACAGAAGTCTGGATAACGCAGCACGAAAGGCAATATCCCGATGGACGTTTTCTCCGGCGACGACTTTTGGAGTTCCTGTAGACAGCATGGTGGAAATTCCTGTTTCTTTCTCTCTCAAGGATCTCTAG